In the genome of Longimicrobium terrae, the window AACACGTACCACAACCTGGACACCGCGTCGCCCTTCGGCGGCTACAAGCAGTCCGGGTACGGCCGCGAACTGGGCCGCCACGCGCTGGACCTGTACACGCAGGTCAAGAGCGTGTGGGTGAATCTGGGATAACGGAAGTGCGTGAGTGCTGGGTGCGTCAGTGCGTGAGTGCTGCGTCCCAGGTTCAAGTGCCCAGTGCCGGTTTCGGCGCTGGGCACTCGGTCTTACTTTGCGGGAGCGATTGGATGGAATTGCAGGTGACCGCGATCTTTCAGCAGGTTCCGGAAGGCTGGATCGCGTGGGCGCAGGAGATTCCCGGCGCCATGACGCAGGGCGATACGCTGGACGAGGCGCGGGAGAACCTGATCGATGCCGTCCAGCTTCTGGTCCTCACGCGGCGCGAAATGGATGACGAGTTGCACGCCGGAATGCCCATGATCCGGGAGCAGCTTTCCATCCGCATCGAATGATCCGCCCGGCCTGACGACCGGCCCTGGGCACTGGGTACTTGAAACTGAGCACTTCCTTTCTCTTCTCATGACCGACGCTTTCATCCTCGACGCCTGCCGCACGCCGGTGGGGCGCTACAACGGCTCGCTGGCCTCCGTGCGGCCCGACGACCTCGCCGCCCACGTCGTGCGGGCGCTGGTGGAGCGCACCGGCATCGACCCGTCCCTGGTGGACGACGTGATCTTCGGGTGCGCCAACCAGGCCGGCGAAGACAACCGCAACGTGGGCCGCATGGCCGCGCTCCTGGCCGGCATGCCCGTCACGGTCGCCGGGCAGACGGTGAACCGCCTGTGCGGATCGGGGCTGGAAGCGGTCCGCAGCGCCATGCACGCCATCCGCGCGGGTGAGGGCGAAACGTTCATCGCCGGCGGCGTGGAAAGCATGACGCGCGCGCCCTGGGTGATGCTCAAGCCGCAGGAAGGGTTCGCGCGCGGCGTGCCCGAGATGGCGGATTCGCTCCTGGGATGGCGGTTCGTGAATCCCAGGATGCCGCCGGAGTGGACGGTGTCGCTCGGCGAGACGGCGGAGATCGTGGCGGAGGAGTTCCACGTGAGCCGCGACGACCAGGACGCCTTCGCCCTCCGCAGCCAGCAGCGCGCGGCGCAGGCCATTGCCAGCGGCCACTTCGCGGGCGAGATCGTTCCCGTCCCCGTGCCGCAGCGCAAGGGTCCGCCCAAACTGGTGGAGACGGACGAGCATCCCCGCGCCGACACGACGCTGGAGTCGCTCACCGGCCTCAAACCCGCGTTCCGCCGCGAGGGCGGCACGGTGACGGCGGGAAATGCGTCCGGGCTGAACGACGGCGCGTCGGCGCTGCTGGTGGCGTCCGGCGCCTCCGCGGAACGGCTGGGGCTGCGGCCGATGGCGCGCATCGTCGCGAGCGCGGTGGCGGGCGTGGAGCCGCAGCGGATGGGAGTCGGCCCGGTGCCGGCCGTCCGCAAGGCGCTGGCGCTGGCGGGGATGTCCATCGACCAGATCCAACTCGTGGAGTTGAACGAGGCGTTCGCGGCGCAGTCCGTCGCCTGCGTCCGCGAGCTGGGAATCGATCCGGAAATCGTGAACGTGTCCGGTGGCGCGGTCGCGGTCGGGCACCCGCTGGGGAGCAGCGGCGCGCGCATCCTCACCACGCTCGTACACGAGATGCGGCGGCAGAACGTGCGCTACGGGCTGGCCTCCATGTGCATCGGCGTGGGCCAGGGGATCGCGATGATCGTGGAGCGGGCGGACTCGTGAGCGTGACGGAGATGGCGGATTCCGTCCTGTCGAGCGTCGCCGACGGCGTCGCGCGGATCACGCTGAACCGCCCCGACCGGCTGAATGCGTTCGCCGGCGACATGCGCGACCGCCTGCACGACGCCATCGACGCCGCGGCTTCGTCCCCCGACGTGCGGGTGATCGTGATCACGGGCGCGGGGCGCGGCTTCGGCACGGGCGCGGACGTGGAGGTCATGAGCGACCTGCTGGGCCGCGGCGACGACACCACGTTTGCGCGGCTGGTGCAGTCGGGGATGCGCGTCATCCGCCGCCTGCGCTCCGTGGAGCAACCGGTGATCGCCGCGGTCAACGGGCCGGCGGCGGGCGCGGGCGCGGCGCTGGCGCTGGCGTGCGACTTCCGGATCGCGTCATCGCGCGCATCCATTGGTCTGACGTTCAACCGCATCGGCCTGCACCCGGACTGGGGCGCGACCTATTCCCTGCCCCGCCTGGTCGGCCCCGGCCGCGCGGCGGAACTGGTAATGACGGGGCGGATGGTGGACGCGGAAGAAGCCGGCCACATCGGCCTGTTCGAGCGCGTGGTCCCCGCGGAGTCGTTCGATGACGAGGTGCAGCGGCTGGCCGCCGAACTCGCCGCCAAGCCGCCGATGGCGCTGCGCCTGGCCAAGCAGTCACTCGCTACATCGCTGGATTCCGATCTGGACGCCATGCTGAACGCCGAACGCGAGCGGCAGATGGCCTGCTTCCGCTCCGCGGATGCCAAGGAAGGCATCACCGCGTTCAACGAAAAGCGCACCGCCGTCTTCCGCGGCGCGTAACGTTCATCCCGATCGGCGATCCCTTCGAGAATCCGAAGCTTTGGAGTCGGGCTCCGGGCTCAGAGGCTCCGAGGCTGGGGCGACTGAAGTCGCGGCAACAACGGCGCAAAGTCCGCCTGCGCGGACTGCATCCGCTGCTTTGGTGAGGTTCGACGAGCAATCGCGCATCCTCCCTTCCAGGAGCGAATGAATTCGCCGCTGGAAAGGCACGAAGTCCGCCTGCGCGGACTGCACCCGCTTCTCCACCGCGCTTCGGCCGCGGCGCCGCCGCCGGATCAATAAGCAGAGCCGTCGCTCGGCGTCATGCGCCCGACCTGTCCTGAGCGAAGCATTGCGGCGGGAACGCGCGGCAGGTGATACGGCTCAGACGCGGGCCCCGGCGCTCGCGGCGGGCAGATTCTTCGGCTCGCTACCGTCCACGACCCGCCGAAGCAGCGGCGGATCATTCGCTCTGGAGGCGGGCGCGCGGATGATGGCGAGGCAAACGGGAGCGGCGGCCACAGTCCGCGAAGGCGGACTTCGTGCTGTTCCAGCGGCGATTTCAATCGCTCCTGGAATGGCGGACGCGCCGGGGCTGATCGAGCCTCACCAAAGCCGCCGCCACAGTCCGCGAAGGCGGACTTCGCGCCGTTGTTGCCGCGATTTCAGTCGCCCTTTGCGGGCGGCGCGTCGGGTTGATCAACAGAGAACATCGCTCACAGTTCCCACATATGCCTGCTAACTTCGTGAAGCTGCGCAACCTTGTCATCGTCCTGTCCGCCGCCGCGCTAGCCGCGTGCGGTGGCGGAAGCCGTTCGCCCATGCCGCCGCGCGCCGCCCCGCCGTGGATGACCATCGGCCGCGCGACCGCCACCTTTTCGTCCGTCGACACGTCGCGCATCGTGACGGAAGGCAACCGCCGCGTGGTGTGGGTGCGCGCCGATTCGCTGGAGGTCGACACCACGGCGGCCGTGGCGGGAACCGGACGGGTGCACATCCGCGAAACGCAGCACCGCGTGGACTGCGGCGCGCGTACGGTGGAGGACCTGGCCACCATCCTCCGTGACGGCTCCGGCAAGCAGACGGGCGGAGGGGCCGAGCCCGCCGCCGCGCCGCGCCCCTTTGCCTCGCACCCGTTCGGCATGCGCTTCTTTCCCACCGTGTGCGAAGCCATCGGCGTCGCGGTGCGCAACCGCGAGCGCGAACGCGCCTGAGCCAACCCCGGCGCGGGGACGGGCGGCTCCCCGCCATCCGTCCCCCGCGCTTGCGGCGCCGCCCGCGGCCCGCGTATATCAACGGCTTCCCTGCTGCACGACACCCATCGTCGGAAGCCGACTCTTGCCTGAATCATCCATCCAGACCGTCCTCGTCCTGGGCGCGGGCACCATGGGCAACGGCATCGCCCAGGTGTGCGCGATGGCCGGCTATCACGTCACGCTGCACGACCCGCAGCCGGAAGCGGTCAAGCGCGCGCTCAGCACCATCCGCGGCAACCTGGACAAGGGCGTGGAGCGCGGAAAGGTGACCGCCGACGCGCGCGACACCGCCCTCGCCAACCTGCGCGACGTGGCGCACGTGGACGAGGCCGCGTCCGACGCCGATCTGGTGATCGAGGCGGTGCCGGAGCGGATGGAGATCAAGACGTCCATCTTCAGCCAGCTGGACCGCTCCGCCCCGCCGCACGCCATCCTGGCGACAAACACCTCGTCGCTCAGCGTAAGCCGCATCGCCGCGGCCACGGCGCGGCCGGACCGCGTGATCGGGCTGCACTTCTTCAATCCCGTCCACATCATGAAGCTGCTGGAGGTCGTGCGCGGGCGCGAAACCTCGGCGGAGACGGTGGATGCGGGGCTGGAGTTCGCGCGGCGCATCGGCAAGGAGCCCATCGTGGTGACGGACACGCCGGGGTTCGCCTCGTCGCGGCTGGGCGTGATCCTGGGACTGGAGGCGATGCGGATGGTGGAGCAGGGCGTGGCGTCGCCGCAGGACATCGACAAGGCGATGGAGCTGGGCTACAACCATCCCATGGGCCCGCTCAAGCTCACGGACCTCGTGGGCCTGGACGTGCGGCTGGGAATCGCCGACTACCTGCACGGCGAACTGGGCGGCGACCAGTACCGCGCGCCGGAGCTGCTGCGGTCGATGGTGGCGGAGGGCAAGCTGGGCAAGAAGAGCGGCCAGGGTTTCTACGACTGGACGCAGGAGGGCCGGTGAGCACGTACGAGACGCTGCTGGTGGATCGGGATGGCGCGGTCGCCATCCTCACCATCAACCGGCC includes:
- a CDS encoding 3-hydroxyacyl-CoA dehydrogenase family protein — encoded protein: MPESSIQTVLVLGAGTMGNGIAQVCAMAGYHVTLHDPQPEAVKRALSTIRGNLDKGVERGKVTADARDTALANLRDVAHVDEAASDADLVIEAVPERMEIKTSIFSQLDRSAPPHAILATNTSSLSVSRIAAATARPDRVIGLHFFNPVHIMKLLEVVRGRETSAETVDAGLEFARRIGKEPIVVTDTPGFASSRLGVILGLEAMRMVEQGVASPQDIDKAMELGYNHPMGPLKLTDLVGLDVRLGIADYLHGELGGDQYRAPELLRSMVAEGKLGKKSGQGFYDWTQEGR
- a CDS encoding type II toxin-antitoxin system HicB family antitoxin, which produces MELQVTAIFQQVPEGWIAWAQEIPGAMTQGDTLDEARENLIDAVQLLVLTRREMDDELHAGMPMIREQLSIRIE
- a CDS encoding thiolase family protein encodes the protein MTDAFILDACRTPVGRYNGSLASVRPDDLAAHVVRALVERTGIDPSLVDDVIFGCANQAGEDNRNVGRMAALLAGMPVTVAGQTVNRLCGSGLEAVRSAMHAIRAGEGETFIAGGVESMTRAPWVMLKPQEGFARGVPEMADSLLGWRFVNPRMPPEWTVSLGETAEIVAEEFHVSRDDQDAFALRSQQRAAQAIASGHFAGEIVPVPVPQRKGPPKLVETDEHPRADTTLESLTGLKPAFRREGGTVTAGNASGLNDGASALLVASGASAERLGLRPMARIVASAVAGVEPQRMGVGPVPAVRKALALAGMSIDQIQLVELNEAFAAQSVACVRELGIDPEIVNVSGGAVAVGHPLGSSGARILTTLVHEMRRQNVRYGLASMCIGVGQGIAMIVERADS
- a CDS encoding enoyl-CoA hydratase/isomerase family protein, yielding MADSVLSSVADGVARITLNRPDRLNAFAGDMRDRLHDAIDAAASSPDVRVIVITGAGRGFGTGADVEVMSDLLGRGDDTTFARLVQSGMRVIRRLRSVEQPVIAAVNGPAAGAGAALALACDFRIASSRASIGLTFNRIGLHPDWGATYSLPRLVGPGRAAELVMTGRMVDAEEAGHIGLFERVVPAESFDDEVQRLAAELAAKPPMALRLAKQSLATSLDSDLDAMLNAERERQMACFRSADAKEGITAFNEKRTAVFRGA